A genomic region of Microtus ochrogaster isolate Prairie Vole_2 chromosome 15, MicOch1.0, whole genome shotgun sequence contains the following coding sequences:
- the Naprt gene encoding nicotinate phosphoribosyltransferase, which produces MEKDGEGRDVVRPLLTDLYQATMALGYWRAGRACEAAEFELFFRHCPFGGSFALAAGLRDCLCFLRAFRLRDADVQFLASVLPPDTDPAFFEHLRNLDCSGVTVRALPEGSLAFPGVPLLQVSGPLLLVQLLETPLLCLVSYASLVATNAARLRLIAGPDKRLLEMGLRRAQGPDGGFTASIYSYLGGFNSSSNTLAGQLRGVPVAGTLAHSFVTSFSGSEVPPDPMLAPASSEGPTVDLAASVNLWLKRVCTYLGLEVQEPHPGERAAFVAYALAFPRAFQGLLDSYSVRRSGLPNFLAVALALGELGYRAVGVRLDSGDLLQQAQEIRGIFRTVGAEFQVPWLESVPIAVSNNIDEKELARLAQKGSEVNIIGIGTSVVTCPKQPSMGCVYKLVSVGGQPRMKLTEDREKQTLPGSKAAFRLLDSDGFFLMDLLQLAEEPPPKAGQELRVWPRGAQEPCTVKPAQVEPLLRLCLQQGQLCEPLPSLDESRTFAQQSLNHLNPAHKQLQSPRVYPVALSEKLQALVESLGAGGPL; this is translated from the exons ATGGAGAAGGACGGCGAGGGGCGCGATGTGGTGCGGCCACTGCTCACCGACCTCTACCAGGCCACCATGGCGCTGGGCTATTGGCGTGCAGGCCGGGCATGCGAGGCAGCAGAGTTCGAGCTCTTCTTCCGCCACTGTCCGTTTGGAGGCTCCTTTGCCCTGGCCGCCGGTCTGCGGGACTGTCTGTGTTTCCTGCGTGCCTTCCGTCTGCGGGACGCAG ACGTGCAATTTCTGGCTTCAGTGCTACCCCCAGACACTGACCCTGCGTTCTTTGAGCATCTTCGGAATCTTGACTGCTCTGGGGTGACGGTGCGAGCCCTGCCAGAGGGTTCTCTCGCCTTCCCTGGT GTGCCACTGCTGCAGGTGTCCGGGCCCCTCCTTCTGGTACAGCTGCTGGAGACTCCCCTGCTGTGTCTGGTCAGTTACGCTAG CCTCGTAGCCACCAATGCTGCTCGACTTCGCCTAATTGCAGGGCCTGATAAGAGACTGCTAGAGATGGGCTTGCGGCGAGCTCAGGGTCCAGATGGGGGTTTCACAGCCTCCATTTACAGCTACCTGGGCG GattcaacagcagcagcaacacacTTGCTGGACAACTGAGAGGTGTGCCGGTGGCAGGGACCCTGGCCCACTCCTTTGTCACTTCATTTTCGGGTAGTGAGGTGCCCCCTGACCCG ATGTTGGCTCCAGCTTCTAGTGAGGGCCCCACAGTGGACCTGGCCGCCAGTGTAAATTTGTGGCTGAAGCGTGTGTGCACCTACCTGGGGCTGGAGGTGCAGGAGCCTCATCCAGGGGAACGGGCAGCATTTGTGGCCTATGCTCTGGCTTTTCCCCGGGCTTTCCAGGGCCTACTAGATTCCTACAGCGTGCGCAG GAGTGGTCTTCCCAACTTCCTGGCAGTAGCCCTGGCATTGGGGGAGCTGGGTTACAGGGCAGTGGGCGTGAGGCTCGACAGCGGTGATCTGCTTCAGCAGGCTCAGGAGATCCGTGGGATCTTTCGAACTGTTGGTGCCGA GTTCCAGGTGCCCTGGCTGGAATCCGTTCCCATTGCAGTCAGCAACAACATTGATGAGAAGGAGCTAGCACGGCTGGCCCAAAAG GGCAGTGAGGTGAACATCATTGGCATTGGCACCAGTGTGGTCACCTGTCCAAAACAGCCTTCTATGGGCTGTGTCTACAAG CTGGTGTCTGTGGGAGGCCAACCTCGAATGAAGCTGACAGAGGACCGCGAGAAGCAAACACTGCCAGGGAGCAAGGCTGCCTTCCGGCTCCTAGACTCTGATG GGTTTTTCCTAATGGACCTACTGCAGTTGGCAGAAGAGCCCCCACCCAAGgctgggcaggaactcagggtTTGGCCCCGAGGGGCTCAGGAGCCCTGCACTGTGAAGCCAGCCCAGGTAGAACCACTGCTGCGACTCTGCCTGCAGCAGGGACAG CTGTGTGAGCCGCTTCCATCTCTGGACGAGTCCAGAACCTTCGCCCAGCAGTCCCTGAACCACCTCAACCCAGCTCATAAGCAGCTGCAGAGCCCCCGAGTGTATCCG GTTGCACTGTCAGAGAAGCTTCAGGCTCTAGTGGAGAGTCTTGGTGCTGGAGGTCCCTTGTAA